The following proteins are co-located in the Paenibacillus sp. JNUCC32 genome:
- a CDS encoding ABC transporter ATP-binding protein → MPKKEKVSMSWLLRYLKPVKGRLILLLAMLLTSTGLQLLNPQIVKRFIDTAAGGGVIATLIQLAGLFLIVAVLNQLITVAVSYLGNDISWRATNRLRGDLLKHCLRLDMRFHNVKTPGEMIERIDGDVTNISNFFAMFIVQVIGSFVLLAGILGFMFTVNLPIAIVMTVFTLLSILFMVFIRNMGVNSSKNEREASASLFGLIEERIAGIEDVQANGNVPYVMNRFHRLMRSVFLKGRKAWMLRVVPWNTTVILFALAVTAVLLLGVRYYLINEITLGTLFLIYQYTQMLNDPIEMLGDQVQEFQKAKSGMLRSRELLSNKSEIVNGEQEELPEGALGLEFEGVNFSYNADKPVLKDINFEVKPGERLGIIGRTGSGKSSLSRILLRLYNIDSGVIRVGGTDITKLKLPALYRRVGMVTQDVQLFDGSLRDNLTLFDHGVSDEFILETTERLGLRQWIDAQPEGLDTHLTTGGASLSAGEAQLFALTRVFLTQPSLVILDEPSSRLDAATETMLQAAVDQLMSSCTGIIIAHRLATLEQVDKIMVLGDGRILEFGAREALALDPASHYARLLSTGREEELA, encoded by the coding sequence GTGCCCAAAAAAGAAAAGGTATCCATGTCATGGCTGCTGCGGTATTTGAAGCCGGTAAAAGGACGGCTGATCCTGCTGCTGGCCATGCTGCTGACGTCGACCGGCTTGCAGCTGCTGAATCCGCAGATTGTCAAACGCTTTATCGACACGGCAGCCGGCGGAGGCGTGATAGCCACGCTGATCCAGCTTGCGGGATTATTCCTGATCGTGGCTGTGTTGAACCAGCTGATTACCGTAGCTGTCAGTTATCTGGGGAATGATATTTCATGGCGCGCGACGAACCGGCTCCGCGGCGATCTTTTGAAGCATTGCTTACGGCTGGATATGCGGTTTCATAATGTGAAAACGCCCGGCGAGATGATTGAGCGGATTGACGGAGACGTGACGAATATCTCGAATTTCTTTGCGATGTTCATCGTGCAGGTGATCGGCAGCTTCGTGCTGCTTGCCGGCATATTGGGATTCATGTTTACGGTCAATTTGCCCATCGCGATCGTGATGACGGTGTTCACGCTGCTGTCCATTCTGTTCATGGTGTTCATCCGGAATATGGGCGTCAATTCCTCCAAGAACGAACGGGAAGCCAGCGCTTCGCTGTTCGGATTGATTGAGGAACGCATCGCCGGCATCGAGGATGTTCAGGCAAATGGCAACGTGCCGTACGTCATGAACCGGTTTCACCGCTTGATGCGCAGCGTGTTCCTGAAGGGGAGAAAAGCCTGGATGCTCCGCGTCGTACCCTGGAACACTACGGTGATCCTGTTTGCCCTAGCGGTTACCGCAGTCCTGTTACTGGGGGTACGCTATTATTTGATCAATGAAATTACGCTGGGAACCCTGTTCCTGATCTATCAATATACGCAGATGTTAAACGATCCGATCGAGATGCTGGGCGACCAAGTGCAGGAGTTCCAGAAAGCGAAATCCGGCATGCTGCGCTCCAGAGAGCTGCTGTCCAACAAGAGCGAGATCGTGAACGGGGAGCAGGAAGAGCTGCCCGAAGGCGCGCTCGGTTTGGAGTTTGAGGGCGTCAACTTCAGTTACAACGCGGATAAACCGGTATTAAAGGACATTAACTTCGAAGTGAAGCCGGGTGAACGCCTGGGGATCATCGGACGTACCGGCAGCGGGAAGTCGAGTCTCAGCCGCATTCTGCTTCGGCTGTATAACATCGACAGCGGGGTCATCCGCGTCGGAGGCACGGATATCACGAAGCTGAAGCTGCCGGCGCTTTACCGCCGGGTGGGGATGGTTACGCAGGATGTGCAGCTGTTCGACGGCTCGCTGCGCGACAACCTGACGCTGTTCGATCACGGCGTGTCGGACGAATTCATCCTGGAAACGACGGAGCGTCTCGGGCTTCGGCAGTGGATCGATGCGCAGCCGGAAGGTCTGGATACGCATCTGACCACAGGCGGGGCCTCGTTGTCCGCCGGGGAAGCGCAGCTGTTTGCGTTAACCCGGGTATTTTTGACGCAGCCGAGCCTGGTGATTCTGGATGAACCCTCTTCCCGCTTGGACGCCGCAACGGAGACCATGCTGCAGGCAGCCGTCGATCAGCTGATGAGCAGTTGTACGGGCATCATCATCGCGCATCGGCTGGCTACCCTGGAGCAGGTGGATAAAATCATGGTGCTGGGTGACGGACGAATTCTGGAATTCGGCGCACGGGAAGCACTTGCGTTAGATCCGGCATCGCATTATGCGAGACTGCTGAGCACAGGCAGAGAGGAGGAGCTGGCGTGA
- a CDS encoding N-acetylmuramoyl-L-alanine amidase, whose amino-acid sequence MKKVWIDAGHGGKDAGATGNGLQEKDIVLALSLAVKKRLEAEYDGVQVYLSRSSDVFLELAERTDKANAAGADVLVSIHCNAGGGAGGFESYRYTSASPGSVKLQNVIHSEVMSAITSYGASDRGQKAANLHMVRESKMPAVLTENLFIDVAADAAKLKRPDVLDALARGHVNGIAKYLGLQKKEGAAAVSDKVNVIVNGKQIEDGKLENGVTYVPLRAIGEALGVKVGWDNKTKTATVTTE is encoded by the coding sequence GTGAAAAAGGTTTGGATTGACGCAGGACATGGCGGAAAGGATGCCGGAGCCACCGGAAACGGGCTGCAGGAAAAGGATATCGTATTAGCGCTGTCCCTGGCCGTGAAAAAACGATTGGAAGCCGAATACGACGGCGTTCAGGTATACCTCTCCCGGTCTTCCGACGTGTTTCTGGAATTGGCGGAACGGACCGATAAGGCAAACGCTGCCGGTGCCGATGTCCTGGTAAGCATCCACTGTAACGCAGGCGGCGGTGCAGGGGGCTTCGAGTCATATCGATATACCTCCGCAAGCCCTGGTTCGGTAAAACTCCAGAATGTTATTCATTCGGAGGTCATGAGCGCGATTACATCCTACGGGGCAAGTGATCGAGGACAGAAGGCGGCTAACCTGCATATGGTCCGTGAATCTAAAATGCCTGCGGTGTTGACCGAGAACCTGTTTATCGATGTGGCAGCGGATGCAGCCAAGCTGAAACGGCCGGACGTGCTGGACGCTCTGGCGAGAGGCCATGTCAACGGCATTGCCAAATACCTGGGACTTCAGAAGAAAGAGGGGGCTGCTGCGGTGAGCGATAAGGTCAATGTCATTGTAAACGGTAAGCAGATCGAAGATGGCAAGCTGGAGAATGGCGTGACCTATGTACCGCTCCGGGCCATCGGTGAGGCATTAGGCGTCAAGGTGGGATGGGATAACAAGACCAAGACGGCTACGGTGACGACCGAATAG
- a CDS encoding arsenic resistance protein yields the protein MLRLESVEKNQIGVYAAALILGAVMGLLSPAIGMFVEPAISFMIAILLFSMFCQIPFLKLREALSNGRFIGALLLVNFVLTPVLVYILTLVFPQPAPVLLGVCLVLLTPCIDYVIVFTQLGKGNERLILASTPILFVVQMIMLPFYLWLFLGSEAAEMVKVGPFVEAFIFLIFVPLLLALAAQFWAKKSAKGSKSLQLTAWLPVPFMAIVLFVVIASQIGRVYEDLSVIIAVIPIYVLFHIMTPFISRATSAFFRIGPKDGRALIFSAGTRNSLVVLPLALTLPEEMATIAAAVIVTQTVIELIAELVYIRIVPNLIYRD from the coding sequence ATGCTTAGACTGGAGAGTGTAGAGAAGAATCAAATAGGCGTTTATGCAGCAGCCTTGATATTAGGTGCAGTAATGGGCTTATTAAGTCCCGCCATAGGCATGTTTGTTGAGCCTGCCATATCATTCATGATTGCCATTCTTCTTTTCAGCATGTTTTGTCAAATTCCATTCCTTAAGCTGAGGGAGGCTTTATCCAACGGGCGTTTTATAGGAGCTTTATTGCTTGTGAATTTTGTTCTGACACCGGTTCTCGTCTATATTCTAACCTTGGTATTTCCTCAACCGGCTCCCGTTTTACTTGGTGTTTGCCTTGTGCTTCTGACGCCATGCATTGATTATGTTATTGTTTTTACACAGTTAGGGAAAGGGAATGAGCGATTGATTCTTGCGTCCACACCGATCCTTTTTGTAGTACAGATGATTATGCTTCCGTTTTACTTGTGGCTTTTCCTTGGCTCGGAAGCAGCAGAAATGGTCAAGGTGGGCCCATTTGTCGAGGCATTTATCTTCTTGATTTTCGTCCCGTTGCTTCTTGCTTTGGCTGCACAGTTCTGGGCCAAGAAAAGTGCCAAGGGTTCAAAATCGTTGCAATTAACCGCATGGCTCCCTGTACCCTTTATGGCAATCGTTCTTTTTGTAGTCATTGCTTCACAAATCGGGAGGGTGTATGAAGATCTTAGCGTTATCATAGCGGTTATTCCCATTTATGTTCTATTCCATATCATGACGCCGTTTATTTCACGGGCGACCTCGGCGTTTTTTCGAATCGGACCCAAGGATGGGAGAGCGCTTATATTTAGTGCAGGGACACGGAATTCATTAGTCGTTCTTCCTTTAGCACTTACCCTGCCTGAGGAAATGGCTACGATTGCAGCAGCGGTAATCGTCACTCAAACCGTGATAGAGCTAATTGCCGAGCTTGTTTATATACGTATCGTGCCAAATTTGATTTACCGGGATTGA
- a CDS encoding cupin domain-containing protein translates to MYRDPCYPYQVFDPRYQYWNDYNRLHSLNPHYFSWYDARWNRDDEDIQITDYGRGPLVLNIDQAAKQNNTYRTALWTGKHLQVTLMSIHVGDDIGLEVHPTTDQFIHIEQGQGLVQMGDSKHNLDFQQMAYDGYAIMIPAGKWHNVTNMGSVPLKIYVIYAPPEHPFGTVHETKAEAMSAD, encoded by the coding sequence ATGTACCGCGATCCATGTTACCCTTATCAAGTGTTTGATCCGAGATATCAATACTGGAACGATTACAACCGGCTTCATAGCTTGAATCCTCATTATTTCAGTTGGTATGATGCCCGTTGGAATCGTGATGATGAAGATATTCAAATAACGGATTATGGGCGAGGACCACTTGTACTGAATATTGATCAAGCTGCGAAACAAAACAATACGTACCGAACCGCTTTATGGACAGGGAAGCACTTACAAGTGACCCTAATGAGCATTCATGTTGGAGATGACATTGGATTAGAGGTTCACCCCACAACCGACCAATTCATACACATTGAACAAGGTCAAGGGCTTGTTCAAATGGGCGATAGCAAACATAATTTAGATTTTCAACAAATGGCCTATGATGGCTATGCCATCATGATACCTGCTGGAAAATGGCACAATGTCACCAATATGGGCAGCGTACCGCTAAAAATATACGTGATATATGCCCCTCCAGAGCATCCATTTGGCACGGTCCACGAAACAAAAGCAGAGGCCATGTCTGCTGATTAG
- a CDS encoding dihydrofolate reductase family protein — translation MARRIILDLAVTLDGFIEGKHGEVDWCIMDSEMGFNHFLNQIDTILYGRKSYDLWGQFTPEIGHADSEKEFWELVHSKEKYVFSRTQKGSDHKAIFINDRILEEVNKLKNQPGKDIWLYGGASLITTFINLGLVDEYRLSVHPVVLGEGKPLFVDIKQRLNLKMVNTRTFSSGVVQLIYHFDGNE, via the coding sequence ATGGCACGAAGAATAATTTTAGATTTAGCGGTTACTTTGGATGGTTTTATTGAAGGGAAACATGGTGAAGTTGATTGGTGCATTATGGACTCTGAAATGGGGTTTAATCATTTTTTAAATCAAATCGATACCATTTTGTATGGAAGAAAAAGCTATGATTTATGGGGACAATTCACTCCGGAAATTGGACATGCGGATTCCGAAAAAGAGTTTTGGGAATTGGTTCATAGTAAAGAAAAGTATGTGTTTTCCAGGACGCAAAAGGGGAGTGATCATAAAGCAATATTCATAAATGATCGCATTCTTGAAGAAGTAAATAAATTAAAGAATCAGCCTGGTAAAGACATCTGGCTGTACGGAGGGGCAAGTCTTATTACGACTTTTATCAATTTGGGACTTGTTGATGAATATCGATTATCCGTTCACCCTGTCGTTTTGGGAGAAGGAAAACCGCTGTTTGTGGATATAAAACAGAGGTTGAATTTAAAAATGGTGAATACAAGAACGTTCTCCTCAGGCGTTGTGCAACTAATTTATCATTTTGATGGGAACGAATAA
- a CDS encoding MTH1187 family thiamine-binding protein: MAIAEVTVIPIGTATTSLSAYVAEMQRILKQQEGISYELTSMSTIIEGELNMIWRAIEALHEAPFLSGAKRVSTSVKIDDRRDRVSSSKQKIQSVQEKLGG; this comes from the coding sequence ATGGCAATAGCAGAGGTAACGGTGATTCCGATCGGAACCGCAACCACGAGTTTAAGCGCTTATGTCGCCGAGATGCAGCGAATACTGAAACAGCAGGAAGGGATTTCCTATGAGCTGACATCGATGAGCACGATCATCGAGGGAGAGCTTAACATGATCTGGCGGGCGATTGAGGCTTTGCATGAAGCGCCTTTTCTGTCCGGGGCAAAGCGCGTATCGACTTCCGTTAAAATTGACGACCGCAGGGACCGGGTCTCCTCAAGCAAACAGAAGATCCAATCCGTGCAGGAAAAGTTAGGCGGGTAA
- a CDS encoding ribonucleoside-diphosphate reductase subunit alpha: protein MPQLVVKPNNRQLAFDEIRLSVYADRTLKGLDMLDKERLLRGVNAKLRGEQVTGEEISSAFTMSALELVTKEEPNWKFAAARSFLTSLYKKAATNRRYKAYPEEPYGAFYPLITELVQKGIYREDLLTSYTKEQIEELGECIDPSRDLLFDYIGLLTLAERYLANDFDGRVMELPQERYMVIAMFLMHNEPADKRLDLVKEAYWAMSNLYMTAATPTMSNAGKKVAGQLSSCFIDTVDDSLEGIFDSNTDIARLSKMGGGIGVYLGKVRARGSDIRGHKNTSSGVIPWIRQLNNTAVSVDQLGTRKGAIAVYLDVFHKDILSFLDLKLNNGDERMRAHDVFHGVCLPDLFMEAVEAREEWSLFCPHEVKKIMGWKDENGRPLGLEDFYDHTQGEGEFRQKYAEAVANPLLPRITVQAIDIMKRIMKSQLETGTPYMFYRDTVNRANPNSAHGMIYSSNLCTEIMQNQSPTVVEQEELVTKDGQTRIVISKIPGDFVVCNLNSIHLARAVPAGVLERLVPIQVRMLDNVIDINNIEVLQAQYTNSQYRAVGLGTFGLHHLLALEGIRWESDEAVAYNDNLYEHINYLLVKSSMELAKEKGHYPKFKGSDWESGEYFTFRGYTDGEHEGKFVTTEQWRELQQEVQANGVRNAWLFAIAPNGSTSIIAGSTASIDPLYELLSYEEKTTYKVANPAPDLSEKTIWYYKTAFLIDQHWSIKMAAARQRHVDQAQSFNLYVRPDIRASEFLELHLHAWKAGIKSTYYVRSRALTIEECESCAS, encoded by the coding sequence ATGCCCCAGCTCGTAGTTAAACCGAACAACCGTCAGCTCGCCTTTGATGAAATTCGCCTCTCCGTCTATGCCGACCGGACTCTGAAAGGATTGGACATGCTCGATAAGGAGCGTCTGCTTCGCGGCGTCAATGCCAAATTGCGCGGTGAGCAGGTTACCGGCGAAGAAATCAGCAGCGCCTTCACGATGTCCGCCCTTGAGCTTGTAACTAAAGAGGAGCCGAATTGGAAGTTTGCAGCTGCGCGTTCGTTTCTGACCTCTTTATATAAAAAAGCGGCTACCAACCGCCGATACAAAGCATACCCGGAAGAACCATACGGTGCCTTCTACCCGCTCATTACGGAGCTTGTGCAAAAAGGCATCTATCGCGAGGACCTTCTGACCAGCTACACCAAAGAACAAATCGAAGAACTCGGCGAATGCATCGATCCAAGCCGGGATCTGCTGTTTGACTACATCGGTCTGTTGACGCTGGCTGAGCGTTACCTGGCAAACGACTTTGACGGTCGCGTCATGGAACTTCCGCAAGAACGCTACATGGTCATCGCGATGTTCCTCATGCATAACGAGCCTGCCGACAAGCGTCTTGACCTTGTCAAGGAAGCCTACTGGGCCATGAGTAACCTGTACATGACGGCGGCTACGCCGACCATGTCCAATGCAGGTAAAAAAGTAGCCGGCCAGCTGTCCAGCTGCTTTATCGATACCGTGGACGACTCCCTGGAAGGAATCTTCGATTCCAATACGGACATCGCCCGTCTCAGCAAAATGGGCGGCGGCATCGGGGTATACCTCGGTAAAGTCCGTGCACGCGGCTCTGACATCCGTGGTCACAAGAATACCAGTTCCGGCGTCATCCCTTGGATTCGCCAGTTGAACAACACCGCTGTTAGCGTTGACCAATTGGGAACTCGTAAAGGCGCCATCGCGGTGTACTTGGACGTGTTCCACAAAGACATCCTGTCCTTCCTGGATCTGAAGCTGAACAACGGCGACGAGCGCATGAGAGCGCATGACGTGTTCCATGGCGTATGCCTGCCCGACCTGTTCATGGAGGCTGTAGAAGCTCGTGAAGAGTGGAGCCTGTTCTGTCCGCATGAAGTGAAGAAAATCATGGGCTGGAAAGACGAGAACGGCCGTCCGCTAGGTCTGGAGGACTTCTATGACCATACTCAAGGCGAAGGCGAATTCCGCCAAAAATACGCGGAAGCCGTAGCGAACCCGCTGCTGCCGCGCATTACGGTACAAGCCATCGACATTATGAAGCGCATCATGAAATCCCAGCTTGAAACGGGTACGCCGTACATGTTCTACCGCGACACGGTCAACCGTGCGAACCCGAACTCGGCTCATGGCATGATCTACTCTTCCAACCTGTGCACGGAGATCATGCAGAACCAATCTCCGACGGTCGTTGAGCAAGAGGAGCTGGTTACGAAAGACGGCCAAACCCGGATCGTGATTTCCAAAATCCCTGGCGATTTCGTTGTCTGCAACCTGAACTCCATCCACTTGGCCCGTGCCGTACCTGCCGGTGTGCTGGAGCGTCTCGTTCCGATCCAGGTTCGCATGCTGGATAACGTCATCGACATTAACAATATTGAAGTTCTGCAAGCTCAATACACCAACAGCCAATATCGCGCGGTCGGTCTCGGCACCTTCGGTCTGCACCACTTGCTGGCGCTGGAAGGCATCCGCTGGGAATCCGACGAAGCCGTTGCCTATAATGACAATCTGTACGAACACATCAACTACCTGCTCGTCAAATCCAGCATGGAGTTGGCCAAGGAAAAAGGCCACTACCCGAAATTCAAAGGCTCCGACTGGGAGAGCGGCGAGTACTTCACGTTCCGCGGTTATACCGACGGCGAGCATGAAGGCAAGTTCGTGACCACCGAACAGTGGCGTGAATTGCAGCAGGAAGTGCAAGCGAACGGCGTCCGTAACGCATGGCTGTTTGCCATCGCGCCGAACGGCTCCACTTCGATCATCGCGGGTTCCACGGCGAGCATCGATCCATTGTACGAACTTCTGTCTTATGAAGAAAAAACCACTTATAAAGTGGCGAACCCTGCTCCGGATCTGTCCGAGAAAACGATCTGGTACTATAAAACGGCTTTCTTGATCGACCAGCATTGGTCCATCAAAATGGCTGCCGCCCGTCAGCGTCACGTTGACCAAGCGCAAAGCTTTAACCTGTACGTCCGCCCTGATATCCGGGCTTCGGAATTCCTGGAGCTGCATCTGCATGCCTGGAAAGCCGGCATCAAATCCACGTACTATGTACGCAGCCGCGCGCTGACGATTGAAGAGTGTGAGTCGTGCGCAAGCTAA
- a CDS encoding ribonucleotide-diphosphate reductase subunit beta — translation MQMQKIFNTEAPNRSTRVIEGECSGILNWNDIRMPHMYKLYKVLLLNHWIADEIPMSKDAQQFPRLDPEEQRTFKINISLLAVLDSMQTMFVGDVKRYFTDSSLEAISAIIGQQEVVHNQSYSYVLSSIVSEQEQKEIFEYWKHDPVLLERNQFISNIYQNFRDNPSPQSFFEAMVADLILEGIFFYSTFAFFYNLARDQKMMATSQMISYIQRDENQHCYFFAEVFKQLLKDFPELNTKENIDYLYRTIDRAVELETNWAHYTLSNVRGIDLNELSDYIKYIANRRITMMGLEKAYEGVDVNCMPWIKPFSDEALNATKTDFFEAKSRNYGKVGDDNGFDDL, via the coding sequence ATGCAAATGCAAAAGATATTTAACACCGAAGCACCCAACCGCTCCACTCGCGTCATTGAAGGTGAATGCTCCGGGATCCTGAACTGGAACGACATTCGGATGCCTCATATGTATAAATTGTATAAGGTTCTGCTGCTGAACCACTGGATCGCGGATGAAATTCCGATGTCCAAGGATGCGCAGCAGTTCCCGCGCCTGGACCCTGAAGAGCAGCGCACCTTCAAAATCAACATCTCCCTGCTGGCTGTGCTCGATTCCATGCAGACGATGTTTGTCGGCGACGTGAAGCGTTACTTCACCGACTCGTCGCTCGAAGCCATCTCGGCCATCATCGGTCAGCAAGAGGTGGTTCACAACCAATCCTATTCCTACGTGCTTTCCTCCATCGTATCGGAGCAGGAGCAGAAGGAAATCTTCGAATACTGGAAGCATGATCCGGTTCTTCTGGAGCGCAACCAGTTCATCTCGAACATTTACCAGAATTTCCGCGACAATCCGTCGCCGCAATCCTTCTTCGAAGCCATGGTCGCCGACCTGATCCTGGAAGGGATTTTCTTCTACAGCACGTTTGCCTTCTTCTACAACCTGGCCCGTGACCAAAAGATGATGGCAACCAGCCAGATGATCTCCTATATTCAGCGTGACGAGAACCAGCACTGCTACTTCTTCGCCGAAGTGTTCAAGCAGCTGCTCAAGGATTTCCCTGAGCTGAACACCAAAGAGAACATCGACTACCTGTACCGCACCATTGACCGTGCCGTCGAGCTCGAAACCAACTGGGCCCACTACACGCTCAGCAATGTGCGCGGCATCGATCTGAACGAGTTGAGCGATTACATCAAGTACATCGCGAACCGTCGCATCACCATGATGGGTCTGGAAAAAGCTTACGAAGGCGTGGACGTCAACTGCATGCCATGGATCAAGCCTTTCTCCGACGAAGCCCTCAACGCAACGAAAACCGACTTCTTCGAAGCCAAATCCCGTAACTACGGCAAAGTTGGCGACGACAACGGCTTTGACGATCTATAA
- a CDS encoding GNAT family N-acetyltransferase — protein MFMQGKQIYVKSVEESDAEALWKLEVDNRDFFQRFTGLRDDEFYTLEGQLERIRKARESSKADQAYLYMIGLRDTETIIGEIMLTEVVRGNLQSCWIGYFLDRDHNGKGYMTEAVQMVVRFAFQELKFHRIEAGVMPHNLGSIRVLLKAGFHKEGIARKNVKINGKWEDHQTLAMLNEADEEASSPIHRYNPSVIAPPIGPYTHVTKVARGAELLVFSGQVGTDREGSLPADMKEQVENTLANIQRVLASEAMSADHIVKINIWAVQEVDWDHFHRVWEKFHGGKAPSMTMTYVPALAMPSLQVEIEVWAARGQRLM, from the coding sequence ATGTTCATGCAAGGTAAACAAATCTATGTCAAGTCGGTAGAGGAATCGGATGCGGAAGCGCTATGGAAGCTCGAGGTGGATAACCGGGATTTTTTTCAACGGTTCACGGGCTTAAGGGACGACGAATTCTATACCCTTGAGGGACAACTCGAACGGATTCGCAAGGCCCGGGAATCCAGCAAGGCGGATCAGGCGTATCTCTATATGATTGGACTGCGGGATACCGAAACGATCATCGGGGAGATCATGCTGACGGAAGTGGTACGGGGGAATTTGCAGAGCTGCTGGATCGGTTATTTTCTGGACCGGGACCATAACGGTAAGGGGTACATGACCGAGGCCGTTCAAATGGTGGTGAGGTTTGCCTTTCAGGAATTGAAGTTTCACCGGATTGAAGCGGGCGTGATGCCGCACAACCTAGGCTCGATCCGAGTGCTCCTGAAGGCCGGCTTCCATAAAGAAGGCATCGCCAGGAAAAACGTGAAGATTAACGGGAAGTGGGAGGACCATCAGACACTGGCTATGTTGAATGAAGCCGATGAGGAGGCATCGTCCCCGATTCACCGGTACAATCCGTCCGTCATCGCCCCGCCGATCGGTCCGTATACCCATGTAACCAAGGTTGCGAGAGGGGCTGAGCTGTTGGTATTCTCCGGCCAGGTGGGGACCGACAGGGAGGGGAGCCTGCCGGCCGATATGAAGGAGCAAGTAGAGAACACCTTGGCGAATATCCAGCGGGTATTGGCTTCGGAAGCCATGTCGGCGGATCATATCGTCAAAATCAACATTTGGGCGGTTCAGGAGGTCGACTGGGATCATTTCCACCGGGTATGGGAGAAATTCCACGGGGGGAAGGCGCCGTCCATGACGATGACCTACGTGCCGGCGCTGGCGATGCCGTCCCTTCAGGTGGAGATCGAGGTATGGGCAGCGAGGGGGCAACGCTTAATGTAG
- a CDS encoding DUF817 domain-containing protein: MEFIRKLWVFGYQQALSCLFPVIIFGALGLTKVVEIPGLPRYDLILLICVLAQIGMLVSKLETWDELKVICVFHVIGLMLELYKVHMGSWSYPDEGWSKIGGVPLYSGFMYASVASYICQAWRRMNLRITGWPLPVLTVLISAAIYANFFTHHYVWDARWLLTALLFVVFGRTMVYFDVDGKTLRMPLVLSFLLIGFFIWIAENISTFLGAWTYPGQERTWSLVHIGKISSWFLLVVISVIIVAQLKHIKQGRGPSKGNPKGTVM, encoded by the coding sequence ATGGAATTTATACGGAAGCTGTGGGTTTTCGGTTATCAGCAGGCTTTGTCCTGCCTATTTCCGGTGATTATCTTCGGCGCGCTGGGACTGACCAAGGTGGTCGAGATTCCGGGTTTGCCGCGGTATGATCTCATTCTTCTCATCTGCGTCTTGGCGCAAATCGGGATGCTGGTCAGCAAGCTGGAGACATGGGATGAACTGAAGGTCATCTGCGTCTTTCACGTCATCGGATTGATGCTGGAGCTGTATAAAGTGCATATGGGCTCATGGTCTTACCCGGACGAGGGCTGGAGCAAAATCGGCGGCGTTCCGCTGTACAGCGGCTTCATGTATGCCAGCGTGGCCAGTTATATCTGCCAGGCTTGGCGGCGAATGAATTTGCGCATCACCGGCTGGCCGCTGCCTGTGCTGACCGTGCTGATCAGCGCGGCGATCTATGCCAATTTCTTTACCCATCACTACGTGTGGGATGCGCGCTGGCTCCTGACCGCATTGTTGTTCGTGGTGTTTGGCAGAACCATGGTGTATTTCGACGTTGACGGAAAAACCTTGCGCATGCCGCTGGTGCTGTCGTTCCTGTTGATTGGTTTTTTTATTTGGATCGCTGAGAATATCTCCACGTTTCTCGGGGCCTGGACCTATCCGGGGCAGGAACGGACATGGAGTCTGGTGCATATCGGAAAAATCAGCTCGTGGTTCCTGCTGGTGGTCATCAGCGTCATCATTGTGGCCCAGCTGAAGCATATCAAGCAGGGGAGAGGCCCGTCCAAAGGCAATCCGAAGGGAACGGTCATGTGA